A section of the Virgibacillus sp. NKC19-3 genome encodes:
- the purC gene encoding phosphoribosylaminoimidazolesuccinocarboxamide synthase codes for MKDMLLYEGKAKQVYKAKNKPGQLVLSYKNDATAFNGEKKETFHGKGRLNNEISSLVFPMLHKHGIQTHFMERLNETEQLVYQTEIIPLEVVVRNLATGSIIKRLGMKEKTVFSPPLTELFYKDDDLGDPLINDEHALNLSAVTLSELKEIKATALEINKVLSSLFESINITLVDFKLEFGRMADGRIVLADEISPDTCRLWDRTTQEKLDKDVFRQGTGELIEVYGEILQRLQSVT; via the coding sequence ATGAAGGATATGCTTTTGTATGAAGGAAAGGCGAAACAGGTGTACAAGGCAAAAAATAAACCTGGACAGCTGGTTCTATCTTATAAAAACGATGCAACAGCTTTTAATGGTGAGAAGAAAGAAACGTTTCATGGAAAAGGGCGCTTGAATAATGAGATTTCATCGCTCGTTTTCCCGATGCTACATAAACACGGCATTCAGACCCATTTTATGGAAAGACTGAATGAGACAGAACAGCTTGTGTACCAGACAGAAATCATTCCACTTGAGGTCGTTGTGCGGAATTTGGCTACTGGAAGCATCATAAAGCGTCTGGGTATGAAGGAGAAGACTGTCTTCTCTCCGCCTCTGACTGAGTTATTTTACAAAGATGATGACTTAGGAGATCCGTTGATTAACGATGAACACGCGCTAAACTTAAGTGCTGTAACCCTATCTGAACTAAAAGAAATCAAGGCAACTGCACTGGAAATTAACAAGGTTTTGAGCTCATTATTCGAATCTATCAATATAACGCTAGTGGATTTCAAATTGGAATTCGGTCGTATGGCAGATGGTCGTATTGTGCTTGCGGATGAAATTTCCCCGGATACATGCCGGTTATGGGATCGTACGACACAGGAAAAATTAGATAAGGATGTTTTTCGTCAGGGGACAGGTGAGTTGATCGAGGTCTATGGGGAAATACTGCAACGATTACAAAGCGTAACATAA
- the purL gene encoding phosphoribosylformylglycinamidine synthase subunit PurL: protein MKDRDVQPEQIERENLYADMGLSDQEYSRIIEVLKRLPNYTETGIFSVMWSEHCSYKTSKPLLKKFPTKAPHVIQGPGEGAGVIDIGDNQAVVFKLESHNSPSAVEPFEGAATGVGGIVRDVFSMGAKPIAALNSLRFGNLTNDRSRMLLSEVVRGIASYGNGIDVPTVGGEIQFDDRYEENPLVNAMIVGLVEHTSIQKGVAAGVGNTVIYAGGSTGRDGIHGATFSSDVINDEAENSSAVAIGDPDVGKKLIDACLEVTHSDALVGMQDMGAAGLTSSASEMASKAGTGIELNLDLVPQREEAMNAYELMLSESQERMLLVVKKGQEQEVLDIFAKHNVNATAVGEVVEEKTFRIKHHDEVVANIPVDALTEGAPSYHLPSKEAAYYKEFQQAACYIPEVEDHEEMLKKLLQQPTIASKEWVYKQYDSKAQSNTIIGPGSDAAVVQIDNTAKAIAMTTDCNSRYIYLDPEMGGKIAVAEAARNIVCSGAKPLALTDGLNYGNPTNPEVFWQMEKSIDGISEAARLLGTPVISGNVSMYNQSKEESIYPTPIIGMVGLHESLDHITSSHFQAADDIIYLIGDTYPEFGGSELQNILEETYTGKAPVLDLQVEVKRQDQLLAAIHQGTVQSAHDLAEGGLAVALMESVCNGKGLGVNIELAGDATSILFSESQSRFLVSVKKENKTCFEALMDDAEQIGVVTADNTCHVNINNNNVIQADVDQLSKCWKEAIPQLLKSKV from the coding sequence ATGAAGGATAGAGACGTGCAGCCGGAGCAAATTGAGCGTGAAAACTTATATGCGGATATGGGATTGAGTGATCAGGAATATAGTAGAATTATAGAGGTGTTAAAACGTCTTCCGAATTATACGGAAACCGGTATATTTTCGGTGATGTGGTCAGAGCACTGCAGTTATAAAACATCAAAACCATTATTAAAAAAATTCCCGACAAAAGCCCCTCATGTTATCCAAGGGCCTGGAGAAGGCGCCGGTGTTATTGATATTGGTGATAATCAAGCAGTTGTATTTAAACTGGAGAGTCACAATAGCCCTTCGGCGGTGGAACCATTTGAAGGTGCTGCAACCGGTGTTGGCGGGATTGTTCGTGATGTGTTTTCCATGGGGGCGAAACCAATAGCCGCACTGAATTCCCTGAGATTTGGTAATTTAACGAACGATCGCTCGCGGATGTTACTTTCCGAAGTTGTTCGAGGAATTGCCAGCTATGGGAATGGCATTGATGTTCCTACAGTTGGTGGGGAAATTCAATTTGATGATCGCTATGAAGAGAACCCGCTTGTAAATGCTATGATTGTTGGTCTCGTTGAGCATACAAGTATCCAGAAGGGCGTTGCGGCAGGCGTTGGGAATACGGTGATTTATGCTGGTGGGTCAACGGGAAGAGACGGGATCCATGGAGCCACATTTTCATCTGATGTAATTAATGACGAAGCGGAAAACAGTTCAGCGGTGGCCATCGGTGATCCGGATGTAGGAAAGAAATTAATAGATGCTTGTTTAGAAGTTACGCATTCAGATGCTCTTGTAGGGATGCAGGATATGGGAGCGGCGGGCTTAACTTCTTCGGCGAGTGAAATGGCAAGTAAAGCCGGAACTGGTATCGAATTGAACCTTGATTTGGTCCCACAGCGTGAGGAAGCTATGAATGCTTATGAACTAATGCTTTCCGAATCACAGGAGCGAATGTTACTTGTTGTGAAAAAGGGGCAGGAGCAAGAGGTCCTTGATATTTTTGCTAAACATAATGTGAACGCAACAGCAGTCGGAGAAGTGGTGGAGGAAAAAACGTTCCGTATCAAGCACCATGATGAGGTGGTAGCTAACATTCCCGTTGATGCACTAACAGAAGGGGCACCTAGCTATCATCTGCCGTCAAAAGAAGCTGCCTATTACAAGGAGTTTCAGCAAGCGGCATGTTATATTCCAGAGGTTGAAGATCATGAAGAAATGCTAAAAAAGCTACTTCAACAGCCAACAATTGCGAGCAAAGAATGGGTATACAAGCAATATGATTCAAAAGCACAATCGAACACCATTATTGGGCCTGGATCAGATGCCGCAGTCGTACAGATAGATAACACAGCGAAAGCAATTGCCATGACAACTGATTGTAATTCCCGCTATATCTATTTAGATCCTGAAATGGGCGGTAAAATTGCAGTCGCTGAAGCTGCTCGTAATATCGTATGTTCCGGGGCGAAACCATTGGCATTAACAGATGGATTGAACTATGGTAATCCTACAAATCCCGAGGTTTTTTGGCAAATGGAAAAGAGTATAGATGGGATCAGTGAAGCAGCGCGTCTCCTGGGGACTCCAGTTATTAGCGGGAATGTTTCCATGTACAACCAATCGAAAGAAGAATCAATTTATCCCACTCCGATTATTGGAATGGTAGGTTTGCATGAATCTCTCGATCATATCACATCAAGTCATTTTCAAGCAGCGGATGATATCATCTATCTCATTGGTGATACTTATCCAGAGTTTGGTGGCAGCGAATTACAGAACATTTTAGAAGAAACGTACACTGGAAAAGCGCCAGTTCTTGATTTACAAGTTGAAGTCAAACGTCAAGACCAGCTACTGGCAGCGATTCATCAAGGGACTGTTCAATCTGCACATGATCTGGCAGAAGGAGGATTGGCTGTCGCACTAATGGAAAGTGTATGTAATGGAAAAGGATTAGGTGTAAATATTGAACTGGCCGGGGATGCGACTTCGATCTTATTCAGTGAGTCCCAATCGCGATTTTTAGTAAGTGTTAAAAAGGAAAATAAAACATGTTTTGAAGCACTGATGGATGATGCCGAACAAATTGGTGTCGTTACAGCGGATAACACATGCCATGTAAACATTAACAACAATAACGTCATTCAAGCAGATGTTGATCAACTTAGTAAATGCTGGAAAGAAGCTATTCCGCAATTGTTGAAATCAAAAGTCTAA